From one Flavobacterium sp. N502536 genomic stretch:
- a CDS encoding formylglycine-generating enzyme family protein has protein sequence MKNKTYWIIAILTISIITIAYSYTKLIVPKQKLVAMDCTETPNPAEASSFKPTIENKNKPSGKTPAGMVWIPGGEFSMGSNVEDESLCSIKGVTKDAAPIHRVYVDGFYMDKTEVTNDQFEAFVKATGYVTFAEIKPTHEEYPDAPLENLVAGSAVFTPTPAKVDLNNYMQWWSYKRGADWRHPEGAGSSIKGKGSYPVVQISYDDAAAYAKWAGKRLPTEAEWEFAARGGKSGELYAWGNTLKPKGKFQANIYQGQFPLEKGDTGEDGYIGIAPTAKFAPNAYGLYDIGGNVWEWTNDWYTADYYKILSENGRVAKNPKGPESSYDPAEPELPKKVQRGGSFLCTDQYCTRYMVGTRGKGDYKSPANHIGFRCVQ, from the coding sequence ATGAAAAATAAAACCTATTGGATTATCGCGATTCTAACAATCTCCATTATTACAATTGCTTACAGCTACACAAAACTTATTGTGCCGAAACAGAAATTAGTCGCAATGGATTGTACCGAAACTCCAAATCCAGCAGAAGCTTCATCATTTAAACCAACGATCGAAAACAAAAACAAACCTTCCGGTAAAACTCCGGCGGGAATGGTCTGGATTCCGGGTGGAGAATTTTCTATGGGAAGTAATGTGGAGGACGAAAGCCTGTGCAGCATAAAAGGAGTTACTAAAGATGCCGCCCCAATACATCGCGTTTATGTAGATGGATTTTATATGGATAAAACCGAAGTTACAAACGATCAGTTTGAAGCTTTTGTAAAAGCAACCGGTTATGTCACTTTTGCCGAAATAAAACCTACACATGAAGAATATCCTGATGCTCCATTAGAAAATCTTGTTGCCGGATCGGCCGTATTTACCCCTACTCCCGCTAAAGTAGATTTGAACAATTATATGCAATGGTGGTCTTACAAACGCGGTGCAGACTGGAGACATCCGGAAGGAGCCGGAAGTTCTATAAAAGGAAAAGGCAGCTACCCTGTTGTACAAATTTCTTATGATGATGCCGCTGCTTACGCAAAGTGGGCCGGAAAAAGATTGCCAACAGAAGCAGAATGGGAATTTGCAGCCCGTGGCGGAAAATCAGGCGAATTGTATGCCTGGGGAAATACCCTAAAACCTAAAGGAAAATTTCAGGCCAACATTTATCAGGGACAATTTCCACTGGAAAAAGGAGATACTGGCGAAGACGGTTATATCGGTATTGCACCAACTGCAAAATTTGCACCCAATGCTTACGGTCTCTATGATATTGGAGGAAATGTTTGGGAATGGACAAACGACTGGTATACCGCAGACTATTACAAGATACTAAGCGAAAACGGTCGGGTTGCCAAAAATCCTAAGGGTCCTGAATCTTCTTATGATCCGGCAGAACCAGAATTGCCTAAAAAAGTACAGCGCGGCGGTTCGTTTTTATGTACCGATCAGTATTGCACCCGTTATATGGTGGGCACCAGAGGCAAAGGAGATTACAAATCACCCGCAAATCATATTGGTTTCAGATGTGTTCAATAA
- a CDS encoding quinone-dependent dihydroorotate dehydrogenase, whose protein sequence is MYKLIIRPILFWFDPEEVHYFTFSFVKFISKIPGVSSIIRSIYEVKDSRLEREVFGIKFKNPVGLAAGFDKDAKLYKELSDFGFGFIEIGTVTPVGQEGNPKKRLFRLKEDQAIVNRMGFNNGGVLEAVERLKKNSGVLIGGNIGKNKVTPNENAVDDYISCFDALFDHVDYFVVNVSSPNTPNLRALQDKEPLTALLQTLQNRNVEKQKTSTQKIKPILLKIAPDLTDEQLLDIIDIVKTTQIAGVIATNTTISRDGLQSANQVEMGGLSGKPLTKRSTEVIRFLSEKSNKAFPIIGVGGIHTADDAIEKLNAGASLVQLYTGFIYEGPALIKAINKKVLKQL, encoded by the coding sequence ATGTATAAATTGATAATTCGCCCGATACTTTTTTGGTTTGATCCGGAAGAAGTACATTACTTTACTTTTTCATTTGTTAAATTCATTTCAAAAATTCCTGGTGTTTCATCAATTATCAGATCGATTTACGAAGTAAAAGACAGCCGTTTGGAACGCGAAGTTTTTGGAATCAAATTTAAAAACCCGGTGGGACTGGCAGCAGGATTCGATAAAGATGCCAAGTTGTATAAAGAATTGTCGGATTTTGGATTTGGTTTTATTGAAATTGGTACCGTGACTCCTGTCGGACAGGAGGGAAATCCTAAAAAACGTTTGTTCCGATTGAAAGAAGACCAGGCAATTGTGAATCGAATGGGATTTAATAATGGCGGAGTTCTGGAAGCCGTAGAGCGTTTGAAAAAGAATTCAGGAGTTTTGATTGGTGGTAATATTGGAAAGAACAAAGTAACGCCAAACGAAAATGCAGTTGACGATTATATCAGTTGTTTTGATGCTTTGTTTGATCATGTAGATTATTTTGTGGTCAACGTAAGTTCGCCAAATACGCCAAACTTACGTGCCCTGCAAGACAAAGAACCTTTAACGGCTTTATTGCAAACACTGCAAAACAGAAACGTAGAGAAGCAAAAAACAAGTACACAAAAGATAAAACCAATTTTACTAAAAATTGCTCCCGATCTTACAGACGAGCAGTTGCTGGATATTATTGATATTGTAAAAACCACCCAGATTGCAGGTGTGATTGCAACAAACACTACAATTTCCCGCGACGGATTACAGTCTGCCAATCAGGTAGAAATGGGAGGATTGTCAGGAAAACCATTAACGAAACGCTCGACAGAGGTCATTCGTTTTCTTTCGGAAAAAAGCAATAAAGCTTTCCCAATCATTGGAGTTGGGGGAATTCACACTGCAGACGATGCTATCGAAAAACTAAATGCAGGAGCGAGTTTGGTGCAGTTGTATACCGGTTTTATTTATGAAGGGCCAGCCTTGATAAAAGCAATCAATAAAAAGGTTTTAAAACAATTGTAA
- a CDS encoding DUF3307 domain-containing protein, producing MILFIKLLLAHLLGDFTAQPNSWVTDKEAKKHKSIYLYLHILLHGILAAILVGEIQFLPYALLIAVSHGIIDLIKLHFQKNKTKRSWFIVDQLLHILVLIGVVFLYKGETIHFHWFNNQFWILVTGVLFITKPTSILIKTIISIWNPESQNSHNENSLSKAGNYIGILERLFVFCFILTGHFEAIGFLLAAKSIFRFGDLKEARDRKLTEYVLIGTLISFGTAIAAGLLVQVLLLQLF from the coding sequence ATGATTTTATTTATAAAACTACTTTTAGCACATTTACTAGGTGATTTTACAGCCCAACCCAACTCCTGGGTAACCGACAAAGAAGCCAAAAAACATAAAAGTATTTATTTATATCTTCATATTCTTTTGCATGGGATTTTAGCCGCCATATTGGTTGGAGAAATCCAATTTCTTCCATATGCACTTCTTATTGCCGTATCTCATGGCATTATCGATTTAATCAAACTTCATTTCCAGAAAAATAAAACAAAACGCAGTTGGTTTATAGTAGACCAATTGCTGCACATTTTAGTTTTAATTGGCGTTGTTTTTCTCTACAAAGGCGAAACAATCCATTTTCATTGGTTCAATAATCAATTTTGGATTCTAGTGACCGGAGTTTTATTCATCACAAAACCAACTTCTATTCTCATTAAAACCATTATTTCAATTTGGAATCCCGAAAGTCAAAATAGCCACAATGAAAATTCGCTCTCCAAAGCGGGAAATTACATTGGTATCTTAGAAAGACTGTTTGTCTTCTGTTTTATCTTAACAGGTCATTTCGAGGCTATCGGCTTCTTATTGGCAGCGAAATCAATTTTTAGATTTGGCGATTTAAAAGAAGCCAGAGACCGAAAACTAACCGAATATGTTCTAATCGGTACGTTAATCAGTTTTGGAACTGCGATTGCTGCCGGGCTACTTGTTCAGGTATTGCTTTTACAATTGTTTTAA
- a CDS encoding SatD family protein has product MTSVITGDIIDSRKQKSKDWVTSLREILSPFGETPLQWEIYRGDEFQIEIKNPEEALLTAILIKAHLRALKLDARMSIGIGNKTHDAEKVSESNGSAFIHSGELFETLKKLKISLALRTGDTVIDERMNLMIQLALTFMDNWPAQSAEFVAIAIENPSLSQEELAPKLGIKRAAVSRRQKRAQFDLVLNLDRYFRTQIKQLVTL; this is encoded by the coding sequence ATGACTAGTGTAATTACAGGAGATATAATCGATTCCAGAAAGCAAAAATCAAAAGACTGGGTAACCTCTTTAAGGGAAATCTTATCTCCTTTTGGAGAAACACCTCTCCAATGGGAAATTTACAGAGGGGATGAATTTCAAATTGAAATAAAGAATCCTGAAGAAGCTTTATTGACCGCCATTCTCATCAAAGCACATTTAAGAGCCTTAAAACTGGATGCGCGAATGAGCATTGGCATTGGAAATAAAACACATGATGCTGAAAAAGTTTCTGAAAGCAATGGTTCTGCCTTTATACATTCGGGGGAACTTTTTGAGACTTTAAAGAAACTAAAAATAAGTTTAGCGCTGCGAACCGGCGATACCGTTATCGACGAAAGAATGAATTTAATGATTCAGCTTGCTCTTACTTTTATGGACAATTGGCCAGCTCAATCTGCCGAATTTGTAGCAATTGCAATAGAAAACCCGAGTTTATCACAAGAAGAATTAGCCCCGAAATTAGGGATAAAAAGAGCCGCTGTAAGCCGAAGACAAAAACGAGCTCAATTTGATTTGGTATTGAATTTAGACCGCTATTTCAGAACACAAATAAAACAACTTGTAACGTTATGA
- a CDS encoding hydroxymethylglutaryl-CoA lyase: protein MNKEIKIIECPRDAMQGIKTFIPTQNKVSYIQALLRVGFDTIDFGSFVSPKAIPQMQDTAEVLAQLDLSQTTSKLLAIIANTQGASLAAAHEPIQYLGFPFSISENFQMRNTHKTIAESLITLEEILEIADQKNKEVVTYLSMGFGNPYGDPWNVEIVGEWTEKLAGMGVKILSLSDTVGSSTPEVITYLFSNLIPKYPQIEFGAHLHTTPNSWFEKIDAASKAGCTRFDGAIQGFGGCPMATDKLTGNMPTEKLISYFTSNKKATGLNSLSFESAYNEASKLFGKFH, encoded by the coding sequence TTGAATAAAGAAATCAAGATTATCGAATGTCCGCGTGATGCTATGCAAGGCATCAAAACTTTCATACCTACCCAAAATAAGGTTTCGTATATACAGGCTCTGTTGAGAGTGGGTTTTGATACCATTGATTTTGGAAGTTTTGTATCTCCAAAAGCGATTCCTCAAATGCAGGATACTGCTGAAGTTTTGGCGCAGCTTGATTTATCGCAAACTACCAGCAAATTGTTAGCGATTATAGCCAATACACAAGGAGCATCGCTCGCTGCAGCACATGAACCTATTCAATACTTAGGATTTCCTTTTTCGATATCTGAAAACTTTCAGATGCGAAACACACATAAAACCATCGCTGAATCTTTAATTACGCTCGAAGAAATTCTTGAAATTGCCGATCAGAAAAACAAAGAAGTCGTTACCTATCTTTCTATGGGATTCGGAAATCCTTATGGTGATCCGTGGAATGTAGAGATCGTGGGCGAGTGGACAGAGAAGCTGGCCGGAATGGGGGTGAAAATATTATCGCTTTCCGATACTGTTGGTAGTTCTACACCGGAAGTAATCACCTATCTTTTTTCAAATTTGATTCCGAAGTACCCGCAAATTGAGTTTGGTGCGCATCTGCATACCACACCCAACAGCTGGTTCGAGAAAATAGATGCAGCTTCAAAAGCAGGTTGTACCCGTTTTGATGGGGCTATTCAGGGGTTTGGCGGCTGTCCGATGGCAACCGATAAACTCACGGGTAATATGCCTACCGAAAAGCTGATCTCTTACTTTACATCCAATAAAAAAGCCACAGGCCTCAACTCTTTAAGTTTTGAGAGTGCCTACAATGAAGCATCAAAATTGTTTGGGAAATTTCATTAG
- a CDS encoding DUF5723 family protein, whose translation MSGVSANLGSGSFSAYDLFANNGVNFNDKVRNVINKSSSKDKTQINQQLELFSGGFRIGGRDSKSYISFGVYQEFDFLMYVPKDLAVLALDGNKDHIGKSFNLADLNMRAEILSVFHVGFHKKLSEKLVLGGRAKIYSSGANATSTRNSGFIYTGQAAGTPNLYNQVISSNLEIRTSGIAAFTKDEYDGSIPKDLVHNTFFNGSLGLGLDAGFTYYFKDNLQLTGSIVDLGFVRQSKDIETLTYKGTYQYQGVNPDFMNSNEPKNIFDEFDKAIPRDTLYSKYTTRRPTKFYSSLQYSFGESRSDEEDCNCKGKVTRKYVNGVGGQLFAMALPVEPFVAVTAFYRRSIFEKLDVKATYTVDSYSSKNIGLGLSGTLGKLNMYVLVNNVLEFKDVSKANSMAFQFGFNFIFNEDSDE comes from the coding sequence TTGTCCGGAGTTTCGGCAAATTTGGGTTCGGGCAGCTTTTCGGCTTATGATTTGTTTGCCAATAATGGAGTGAATTTCAACGATAAAGTCCGAAATGTCATTAATAAATCATCAAGTAAAGATAAAACCCAGATCAATCAGCAGCTCGAGTTGTTTTCGGGAGGTTTCAGGATTGGAGGAAGAGACAGTAAGTCGTACATTTCGTTTGGTGTCTATCAGGAATTTGATTTTTTGATGTATGTTCCTAAGGATTTGGCCGTACTGGCATTAGACGGAAATAAAGATCATATTGGGAAATCGTTTAATTTGGCCGATTTAAATATGAGAGCAGAAATACTCTCGGTATTTCATGTAGGCTTTCATAAAAAGCTAAGTGAGAAATTGGTGCTGGGTGGTCGTGCCAAAATTTATTCGAGCGGTGCAAATGCTACATCAACCCGAAATTCAGGATTTATATATACCGGTCAGGCCGCGGGAACTCCTAATTTATACAATCAGGTAATTTCTTCCAATCTGGAAATAAGGACTTCCGGGATTGCGGCATTTACAAAGGATGAGTACGATGGGAGTATTCCAAAGGATCTTGTGCACAATACTTTTTTTAACGGAAGTTTAGGTTTGGGACTTGACGCCGGATTTACCTATTATTTTAAAGATAATCTTCAACTTACCGGAAGTATTGTCGATCTGGGGTTTGTGAGGCAGTCCAAAGATATTGAGACTTTAACCTATAAAGGAACGTATCAATACCAAGGTGTAAATCCTGATTTTATGAATTCAAACGAACCAAAGAACATTTTTGATGAATTTGATAAGGCAATACCGCGCGACACACTTTACAGTAAATACACCACCCGCAGACCAACAAAATTCTATTCTTCGCTACAGTACTCTTTTGGCGAATCACGTTCTGATGAAGAAGACTGTAATTGCAAAGGAAAAGTTACCAGAAAATATGTTAATGGTGTAGGAGGGCAGCTGTTTGCTATGGCTTTGCCAGTGGAACCTTTTGTTGCGGTAACCGCTTTTTACCGACGCAGTATCTTCGAAAAGTTAGATGTAAAAGCGACTTATACCGTTGACTCTTATTCGAGTAAGAATATAGGTTTGGGACTTTCCGGCACATTGGGAAAACT